Proteins co-encoded in one Arachis stenosperma cultivar V10309 chromosome 7, arast.V10309.gnm1.PFL2, whole genome shotgun sequence genomic window:
- the LOC130939258 gene encoding pentatricopeptide repeat-containing protein At5g01110: MPTLSRHHHHLLLRRLRHLLPSSFSTHSLPPPHPPLSDPFLVEKVLLSLKHNNLNSLHNHLNNNLNRSDPFPLIVDILRRCHQNPTLANRFLHALSFPSPNLKHSTRSLGAMVHALVRLRKVPEAQALLLRMIRKSGVTRREIIDSLINGDSCSNVNVSVFDLLIRTYVQSRKLREGSEAFELLRGRGFCVSINACNALLGALVRIGWVDLAFNVYDSVVNSGMHVNVYTLNIMVNALCKDGRLEYVKDFLDGMENKGVFADGVTYNTLINAHCREGLLSKAFELMNSMASKGLRPGIFTYNAIINGLCKKGNYARAREVLDEMLANGLSPDATTFNPLLVESCRKDNVREAEKVFNEMLHHGVVPDSISFSSIIGVFSRNGNLDRALAYFNSMRGSGSVPDTVIYTILIDGYCRNGKMLEALRMRNEMVEQGCVMDVVTYNTLLNGLCKGKMLADADELFKEMVERGVFPDFYTLTTLIHGYCKDGNMNKALGLFETMTQRNLKPDVVTYNTLIDGFCKIGEMDKAKELWSDMLSRNIVPNHISFTILINGFCSLGLMSEAFGLWDEMVEKNIKPSLVTCNTIVKGYLRAGDVSKADDFLNRMISGGVSPDGITYNTLINGFVKEENLSRAFMLINDMVQQGILPDVITYNAILFGYCRQGRMKEAEKVLRMMIDKGINPDKSTYTALINGHVSQDNLKEAFRFHDEMLQRGFVPEDNV, translated from the coding sequence ATGCCGACGCTGTCacgccaccaccaccacctcctcctccGCCGTCTCCGCCACCTTCTCCCATCTTCCTTCTCCACCCACTCTCTGCCGCCACCACACCCTCCTCTCTCTGACCCCTTCTTGGTCGAGAAGGTTCTCCTCAGCTTAAAGCACAACAACCTCAACTCCCTCCACAACCACCTCAACAACAACCTTAACCGCTCCGACCCATTTCCCCTCATCGTCGATATTCTCCGCCGGTGCCATCAAAATCCCACCTTGGCCAACAGGTTCCTACATGCCCTTTCCTTCCCTTCTCCCAACCTCAAACACTCCACGCGCTCACTGGGCGCAATGGTGCACGCGCTTGTCCGTCTCAGGAAGGTTCCGGAAGCTCAGGCCCTGCTCCTCCGCATGATCAGGAAAAGCGGAGTCACGCGCCGGGAGATCATCGATTCATTGATCAATGGTGATTCTTGTTCCAATGTCAATGTGAGTGTTTTTGACTTGTTGATAAGGACTTATGTTCAATCTAGGAAGCTTAGAGAAGGTTCTGAAGCTTTTGAATTGTTGAGGGGTAGAGGGTTTTGTGTTTCCATCAATGCATGCAATGCTCTTCTTGGTGCACTTGTGAGAATTGGTTGGGTTGATTTGGCATTCAATGTGTATGATAGTGTTGTGAATAGTGGTATGCATGTTAATGTTTATACTCTTAATATTATGGTTAATGCTTTGTGTAAAGATGGTAGATTGGAATATGTTAAGGATTTTTTGGATGGTATGGAGAATAAGGGTGTTTTCGCTGATGGCGTGACTTATAATACTTTGATCAATGCTCATTGTCGCGAGGGGCTCTTGTCGAAGGCATTCGAGTTGATGAATTCGATGGCAAGCAAGGGGTTAAGACCCGGGATTTTTACTTATAATGCTATTATCAATGGATTGTGCAAGAAGGGTAACTATGCGAGGGCGAGGGAAGTTTTGGATGAGATGTTGGCAAATGGATTGAGCCCTGATGCCACAACTTTTAACCCCTTGCTTGTGGAGAGTTGTCGGAAGGATAATGTTCGGGAGGCTGAAAAGGTTTTTAATGAAATGTTGCATCATGGAGTTGTTCCTGATTCGATTAGCTTCAGCTCAATTATAGGTGTGTTCTCCAGGAATGGGAATCTTGATCGTGCCTTGGCGTATTTTAATAGCATGAGGGGTTCTGGTTCGGTTCCTGATACCGTGATTTATACCATTCTTATAGACGGATATTGTAGAAACGGAAAAATGCTTGAGGCTTTAAGAATGCGGAATGAAATGGTGGAGCAGGGATGCGTCATGGACGTGGTTACGTATAATACGCTACTGAATGGATTGTGCAAGGGGAAAATGCTTGCTGATGCCGATGAGTTGTTTAAGGAGATGGTGGAAAGAGGAGTTTTTCCTGATTTCTACACTCTAACCACTCTCATCCATGGATATTGCAAGGATGGGAATATGAATAAAGCACTCGGTTTATTCGAGACAATGACTCAGAGAAACCTTAAGCCGGATGTTGTAACATATAATACATTGATTGATGGATTCTGTAAAATTGGTGAAATGGATAAAGCTAAGGAATTGTGGTCAGATATGTTAAGTAGGAATATAGTGCCAAACCACATATCTTTTACCATTTTAATAAACGGATTTTGCAGTTTAGGTCTTATGTCCGAAGCATTCGGCTTGTGGGACGAAATGGTAGAGAAAAATATTAAACCCTCCCTGGTTACTTGCAACACCATTGTAAAGGGCTATTTGAGAGCTGGTGATGTGTCGAAGGCTGATGACTTCTTGAACAGGATGATTTCGGGAGGAGTTTCTCCTGATGGTATTACATACAATACTCTTATAAATGGTTTTGTAAAGGAAGAGAACCTTAGCAGAGCTTTTATGTTGATCAACGACATGGTTCAACAAGGGATACTGCCTGATGTTATCACATACAATGCGATTCTATTCGGGTATTGTAGGCAAGGCAGAATGAAAGAGGCTGAGAAGGTATTACGTATGATGATTGACAAAGGAATCAATCCTGATAAATCGACGTACACAGCATTGATCAATGGGCATGTTTCTCAAGACAATCTGAAAGAGGCATTCCGTTTTCATGACGAAATGCTGCAGAGGGGGTTTGTGCCAGAAGACAATGTCTAA